From Neospora caninum Liverpool complete genome, chromosome VIII, a single genomic window includes:
- a CDS encoding putative D13 → MACGSLLSEEDLCRFRTKKCRRLVSGACEFGITRCQYSHNQYWSRRCPIYLSDRSFIRYIHVLCPHVTTKQADPTERPTHGGGCGRPRCARRPAGSGAVGQQNQHIKGNGRRRGGEEILYHPLFYKMIICEKYREDVCDTYYCPYIHGLAEARQPKQYKLPFTTGIDIPPLPCVTIVAKIEKKKAPLSTLTLGDSPTAAAGPNEALTRESAGSMLRQAVAAAQRQHHQLQQRGFQFCRSLKNAGDGGMPGESRLSGEQLAHSTSSVIEQASQSMVRAYPHCTGEAGASVNDDGFACKALFDALRTLEGDNTTCTLSMTGGGRRTRARESGLEAVAARLTASRHRSFSGSRWANIRPGLASQLDNTDVGGRDRQVEELTPPKAAPPVMLGGIAPETAAALASRMSPVQLLTAAFELCGHDSRNDTIGFSHDAFDGAQNASTDLPDVGPSGKLAELRCSEADRRTDKQLECGMEEASEVPVGQGGADNEQMVSAQRQLQFGPQSSSCSGKAVDRLPTLPVTSVTPSQDQLVSEGECPQASQHVPQSAAASRSADEEGGMAGGMPFASLESSTASSPLSSPSSPSQDFQSGDLVAFTTQSDTSRDQPCCMSATTRSPSESGAEPDLSSPDRSSYHSVSSTGGGHTGNGAATAEVGAGTSEGGATESGAVVGFIKEHVVEEETTNEGERGGSQEEEIRETMVVGKARSNEWTRPPRSCMSQPSELYAACGAEADAEQDNEMPVQGERTERLEGDGLRSEVCPQRSDENIGGGLALQGATHRTPNDLIDILEQVVKTLWENVWKHTPKQWTRIQCASREVGLPPNAN, encoded by the exons ATGGCGTGTGGGTCGCTGCTTAGTGAAGAAGATCTCTGTCGTTTCCGCACTAAGAAGTGCCGGAGGCTCGTCAGTGGCGCTTGCGAGTTTGGAATTAC GCGCTGTCAATACTCGCACAACCAGTACTGGAGCCGCCGCTGCCCGATTTATCTTTCAGACAGATCATTCATCCGGTATATTCACGTTCTTTGTCCGCATGTTACCACAAAGCAAGCCGATCCAACGGAGCGGCCAACCCATGGCGGCGGGTGCGGCAGGCCTCGTTGCGCTCGACGCCCAGCAGGAAGTGGTGCTGTCGGACAGCAAAACCAGCACATCAAGGGCAATGGtagacgacgaggaggag AGGAGATCCTGTATCACCCTCTGTTCTATAAG ATGATCATCTGCGAGAAATATCGAGAAGACGTGTGCGACACATACTACTGCCCGTACATCCACGGCCTTGCGGAAGCAAGACAGCCCAAACAGTATAAACTACCATTCACAACCGGCATCGACA TTCCTCCGCTACCTTGCGTTACCATTGTGGCGAAGatagagaaaaagaag GCTCCACTCTCCACCCTGACCTTGGGGGATTCACCGACTGCAGCTGCTGGCCCTAACGAGGCGCTTACCCGTGAAAGTGCGGGTTCGATGTTGCGTCAGGCGGTTGCTGCCGCTCAGCGACAGCATCATCAGTTGCAACAACGTGGCTTCCAGTTTTGCCGATCTCTCAAGAATGCGGGTGACGGGGGGATGCCCGGGGAGTCACGGTTGTCAGGAGAGCAGCTTGCTCACAGCACAAGCAGTGTGATTGAGCAGGCGTCCCAGTCTATGGTGCGAGCATATCCACATTgcacaggcgaagcaggagcCTCTGTGAACGACGATGGCTTTGCATGCAAGGCACTGTTCGATGCGTTGCGGACACTTGAAGGAGACAATACTACCTGCACCCTGAGCATGACGGGAGGAGGCCGAcggacgagggcgagggagagtGGGCTGGAGGCAGTAGCCGCTCGGCTGACAGCATCTCGGCATCGTTCTTTCTCGGGAAGCAGGTGGGCAAACATTCGCCCTGGGTTGGCGTCACAGCTTGACAACACCGACGTCGGTGGGCGTGACAGACAGGTCGAAGAATTGACACCTCCGAAGGCGGCTCCACCCGTGATGCTTGGTGGGATTGCCCCCGAAACGGCCGCTGCTCTGGCTTCCCGCATGTCTCCTGTGCAGCTACTAACTGCTGCTTTCGAGTTGTGTGGCCACGACAGTCGGAACGATACTATCGGCTTCTCCCATGATGCTTTCGACGGTGCACAGAACGCGAGTACAGACCTGCCTGATGTAGGACCCAGCGGCAAATTAGCCGAGTTACGCTGTAGTGAAGCAGACAGACGCACAGACAAGCAGCTTGAATGTGGCATGGAGGAAGCGTCTGAAGTACCGGTAGGGCAAGGCGGCGCAGACAATGAGCAGATGGTGTCGGCACAGCGTCAGTTGCAGTTTGGACCCCAGTCCTCGTCGTGCAGTGGAAAGGCAGTAGATCGGCTGCCTACATTACCGGTGACCTCTGTCACTCCGTCTCAAGACCAGCTGGTGTCCGAAGGTGAATGCCCTCAAGCTAGCCAGCACGTGCCACAGTCAGCAGCTGCTTCAAGATcggcagacgaggagggcGGCATGGCAGGTGGTATGCCGTTTGCGTCTCTGGAGTCATCgactgcctcgtcgcctctttcgtctccatcGTCACCCTCTCAGGATTTCCAATCTGGTGACCTCGTTGCATTTACCACCCAGAGTGACACTAGCCGAGACCAGCCCTGTTGCATGAGCGCCACAACCCGTTCCCCCAGCGAATCGGGTGCAGAGCCAGATTTGTCCAGCCCCGACCGTAGCTCATATCATAGTGTGTCAAGCACCGGCGGTGGACACACAGGCAACGGAGCAGCGACAGCTGAGGTGGGAGCCGGCACTTCGGAGGGAGGGGCAACAGAAAGCGGCGCAGTTGTGGGCTTTATCAAAGAGCACGTGGTTGAGGAGGAGACGacaaacgagggagagagaggaggtaGTCAAGAAGAGGAAATACGGGAGACAATGGTAGTAGGGAAGGCCCGGAGCAATGAATGGACGCGCCCCCCCCGAAGCTGCATGTCACAGCCGTCAGAATTATACGCGGCCTGCGGAGCGGAAGCAGATGCGGAACAGGATAATGAGATGCCGGTTCAAGGCGAACGTACAGAGCGCTTGGAGGGAGATGGCCTTCGATCCGAAGTGTGTCCACAACGGTCGGACGAAAATATAGGTGGGGGGCTGGCGCTTCAGGGGGCCACCCATCGAACGCCAAATGATCTGATCGATATACTGGAACAAGTCGTCAAAACATTGTGGGAGAACGTCTGGAAGCACACTCCAAAACAGTGGACTCGCATTCAGTGCGCCTCTCGAGAAGTGGGTCTGCCTCCTAACGCAAACTGA